One Peptostreptococcus equinus genomic window carries:
- the murB gene encoding UDP-N-acetylmuramate dehydrogenase has translation MDKLEVYERLREILDEEKILVNEPMHKHISFKVGGPADILVRPTTEEEIKNLLIYTTKNEIPFIVKGNGSNILIKDGGFRGLVIELSDNFSDFNFQEDVIEVQSGALLSVIGKEAMGHCLTGFEFASGIPGTLGGALAMNAGAYDGEMKHVVKSVRLMDMHGNVKEYSNEDMRFGYRHSLLTDERLIAISAKIQLENGDYNKIKEKMDDLTNRRRTKQPLEYPSAGSTFKRPTGYYAGKLIQDSDLKGYSYGGAQVSEKHSGFVINYKDASAGDIIGLIEHIKLTVYEKHGVKLEEEVKILGEEDNKR, from the coding sequence ATGGATAAACTAGAAGTATATGAAAGATTAAGAGAAATTCTAGATGAAGAAAAGATTCTAGTAAACGAACCAATGCATAAGCATATTTCCTTTAAAGTTGGAGGCCCAGCAGATATTTTAGTTAGACCAACGACTGAAGAAGAAATCAAAAACTTATTGATATATACAACAAAAAATGAAATACCATTTATAGTAAAAGGTAATGGATCAAATATTTTAATAAAAGATGGTGGATTTAGAGGATTAGTAATTGAGCTATCTGATAACTTCAGTGATTTTAATTTTCAGGAAGATGTAATAGAAGTACAGTCTGGAGCACTTTTATCTGTAATAGGTAAAGAAGCTATGGGTCACTGTCTTACAGGTTTTGAATTTGCATCAGGTATACCAGGAACGTTAGGTGGGGCACTAGCTATGAATGCAGGTGCATATGATGGAGAAATGAAGCATGTAGTAAAGTCAGTTCGACTAATGGATATGCATGGCAATGTAAAAGAATACTCAAATGAAGACATGAGATTTGGATATAGACATAGTTTATTAACTGATGAAAGATTGATTGCTATTTCGGCTAAAATACAGCTAGAAAATGGGGATTATAATAAGATAAAAGAAAAAATGGACGATCTTACTAATAGAAGAAGAACAAAACAACCATTAGAATACCCAAGTGCAGGAAGTACATTTAAGAGGCCTACAGGGTATTATGCAGGTAAATTAATACAGGATTCTGATTTAAAAGGATATTCGTATGGGGGAGCACAAGTTTCTGAAAAACATTCAGGTTTTGTAATAAATTATAAGGATGCAAGTGCAGGAGATATAATAGGTCTAATAGAGCATATAAAACTGACTGTATATGAAAAGCACGGTGTGAAACTTGAAGAAGAAGTTAAGATCCTAGGTGAAGAAGATAATAAGAGGTAA
- the sstT gene encoding serine/threonine transporter SstT: MRNLLNKWNSISLVKRIIIGMIIGIILGMTVPQVKEIGILGALFVGALKAVAPILVFFLVMAALAQHREGQKTNMKSIIGLYLIGTFSASLIAVIASFIFPVKLVLAEAAKGDVTAPGGIEEVLKALLMNLVDNPVNALVNANYIGILTWAIIFGLALKAAPITVKDTLNAISEAVSQAVRWVINCAPFGIMGLVFTTVSENGIGVFTNYGYLLAVLLGCMFFVALVVNPLIVWLNIKTNPYPLVFRVLKDSGLYAFFTRSSAANIPVNMKLCEELGLDEDTYSVSIPLGATINMAGASVTIAVLSLAAAYTLGIKVDVPTAIILSFLAAISACGASGVAGGSLLLIPLACSLFGIPNDLAMQVVGVGFIIGVIQDSCETGLNSSTDVLFTAAAELKERRKEGIKVDYKSVKADAIRINEEKALANQEVL, from the coding sequence ATGAGAAACTTATTAAATAAGTGGAATAGCATCAGTCTTGTTAAGCGTATTATTATCGGTATGATTATAGGTATTATATTAGGTATGACTGTTCCTCAAGTAAAAGAAATAGGTATCTTGGGTGCATTGTTTGTAGGAGCTTTAAAAGCTGTTGCACCGATACTTGTATTTTTCTTAGTTATGGCTGCTCTTGCTCAACATAGAGAAGGGCAAAAGACAAATATGAAGAGCATAATTGGATTGTACCTTATTGGCACATTTTCGGCATCACTTATAGCAGTTATTGCAAGCTTTATCTTCCCAGTAAAACTTGTACTAGCAGAAGCGGCAAAAGGTGATGTTACTGCACCAGGGGGTATAGAAGAGGTATTAAAAGCTCTTTTAATGAATTTAGTTGATAATCCGGTTAATGCCTTGGTAAATGCAAATTACATTGGTATATTAACATGGGCTATAATATTTGGTCTTGCACTAAAGGCTGCACCTATTACAGTTAAGGATACATTAAATGCTATATCGGAAGCGGTATCTCAAGCAGTAAGATGGGTAATCAATTGTGCACCATTTGGTATTATGGGCTTAGTATTTACTACAGTATCTGAAAATGGAATTGGTGTATTTACAAATTATGGATATTTACTTGCAGTTTTACTAGGTTGCATGTTCTTCGTAGCACTTGTAGTAAATCCATTAATAGTATGGTTGAATATTAAAACTAATCCTTATCCATTAGTATTTAGGGTTTTAAAAGATAGTGGTTTGTATGCATTTTTCACAAGAAGTTCTGCAGCTAATATACCAGTAAATATGAAACTATGTGAAGAATTAGGTTTAGATGAAGATACATATTCAGTATCTATACCTTTAGGTGCTACCATAAATATGGCTGGCGCATCTGTAACTATAGCTGTATTATCTTTGGCAGCAGCATATACATTAGGTATAAAAGTAGATGTTCCTACAGCAATTATATTAAGTTTCTTGGCAGCAATTTCTGCTTGCGGTGCATCAGGAGTGGCAGGAGGATCATTGTTGCTTATACCTCTAGCATGTTCATTATTCGGTATCCCTAATGATTTAGCAATGCAAGTTGTAGGTGTTGGTTTTATCATAGGTGTTATTCAGGATTCATGTGAAACAGGTCTTAACTCATCAACAGATGTATTATTTACAGCAGCGGCTGAGTTAAAAGAAAGAAGAAAAGAAGGAATAAAAGTGGATTATAAGAGCGTTAAGGCAGATGCTATAAGAATAAATGAAGAAAAAGCATTAGCAAATCAAGAAGTTTTATAG
- the uvrC gene encoding excinuclease ABC subunit UvrC has protein sequence MFDIDRHLKELPASPGVYLMKDKYSNIIYVGKAVSLKNRVRQYFQSSRNHSRKVVTMVKNINSFEYIMTDSELEALILECNLIKKYKPKYNILLKDDKTYPYIKVTLNEEFPRVFKVRKILKDKARYFGPYTNVAAVNETLDIIRHMYPIRTCNIDIEKAIRTKTRPCLNYHIKKCVGPCTGRIDKKEYMEMIDEIMIFLSGKGENLINIYKEKMLEASANMNFEKAAAYRDSINSLAEVLQKQKISKVQSDSDQDVIAMANFGEEACVQIFFIRDGKISGRERFMLDSVKDDNRYDILGSFIKQFYMSQEYIPREIIVEEEFFDMEIINDMLSSKRGTNVSIKVPQKGDKKALVMMVRKNADEYLEKFYDLKKKKYEKSIGALEELRKALGIEKSLERIEAYDISNIQGVDSIGTMVVYTNGVKDHKEYRRFKIKTVEGPDDYSSMAEVIDRRLKHGKLPDLILLDGGRGHVSTIKKVLEMNGNSDIELWGMYKDDKHRTKGLINLEKEIELDRTSSLFRFVYGIQEEVHRYAISYHRSLRDDKMTKSILDSVEGIGPKKKKALIDKFGHIENIAKASVEEISKTEGITKNLAEKVLSAVKRVR, from the coding sequence ATGTTTGATATAGATAGACACTTAAAAGAGCTACCAGCTAGTCCAGGAGTATATTTGATGAAAGACAAGTATTCAAATATAATCTATGTCGGTAAGGCGGTTTCTCTAAAAAACAGGGTTAGGCAATATTTCCAGTCTTCAAGAAATCATTCAAGAAAAGTAGTCACGATGGTAAAAAACATCAATAGCTTTGAATATATCATGACAGATTCAGAACTTGAAGCATTGATATTGGAATGTAATTTAATAAAAAAATATAAACCGAAATACAATATATTATTAAAAGATGATAAGACTTATCCTTATATAAAAGTAACTTTAAATGAGGAATTTCCTAGAGTTTTTAAGGTAAGAAAAATATTAAAGGATAAGGCTAGATACTTTGGACCATACACCAATGTAGCAGCTGTAAATGAGACTTTGGATATTATAAGACATATGTATCCAATCAGAACTTGTAATATAGATATTGAAAAAGCAATTAGAACAAAAACCAGACCATGTTTAAATTATCACATTAAAAAATGTGTTGGACCTTGCACTGGTAGAATTGATAAGAAAGAATATATGGAAATGATAGATGAAATTATGATTTTTTTATCAGGCAAAGGAGAAAATCTTATAAATATATATAAAGAAAAAATGTTAGAGGCATCAGCTAATATGAATTTTGAAAAAGCCGCTGCCTATAGGGATAGTATTAATAGCTTAGCTGAAGTATTACAAAAACAAAAAATATCAAAAGTGCAAAGTGATTCTGATCAAGATGTTATAGCTATGGCAAATTTTGGGGAAGAAGCATGTGTACAAATATTTTTTATCCGAGATGGAAAAATATCTGGAAGAGAAAGATTTATGCTTGATAGTGTAAAGGATGATAATAGATATGATATTTTAGGATCATTTATAAAGCAATTTTATATGTCACAAGAATATATACCTAGAGAAATTATAGTAGAAGAAGAATTTTTCGACATGGAAATTATAAATGACATGTTGTCTTCTAAGAGAGGTACAAATGTAAGTATTAAAGTTCCTCAAAAGGGAGATAAAAAAGCATTGGTAATGATGGTAAGAAAGAATGCAGATGAATACTTAGAAAAATTCTACGATCTTAAAAAGAAAAAATATGAAAAGAGTATAGGTGCTTTAGAGGAATTAAGAAAAGCACTTGGTATAGAGAAAAGTCTAGAAAGAATAGAAGCTTATGATATATCTAATATTCAAGGTGTAGATTCAATTGGTACCATGGTTGTATATACAAATGGAGTAAAAGATCATAAAGAGTATAGAAGATTTAAGATAAAGACTGTAGAAGGTCCAGACGACTATTCTTCTATGGCAGAAGTGATTGATAGAAGACTAAAACACGGAAAACTACCTGATTTGATTTTATTAGATGGTGGAAGAGGACATGTTTCGACTATTAAAAAGGTTTTGGAAATGAATGGTAATTCTGATATAGAGCTTTGGGGTATGTATAAAGATGATAAACATAGAACAAAAGGTTTAATCAATCTAGAAAAGGAAATTGAATTAGATAGAACTTCCAGTTTATTCAGATTTGTATATGGAATACAAGAAGAGGTTCATAGATATGCAATATCATATCATAGAAGTTTAAGAGATGATAAAATGACAAAATCTATTTTGGATTCTGTAGAAGGAATAGGACCAAAGAAAAAAAAGGCATTGATAGACAAATTTGGACATATAGAGAATATTGCAAAGGCAAGTGTAGAGGAAATTTCAAAGACAGAAGGTATTACTAAGAATCTTGCTGAAAAAGTACTTAGTGCAGTAAAAAGGGTTAGGTGA
- the hprK gene encoding HPr(Ser) kinase/phosphatase, with protein sequence MKVSVKDLIDDLNLKVIIAPKGKAENTFIYDREINRPGIQLAGYFDYFTPERIQIIGKTEYNFFGEFSEEHRKKTLEKLFSYDLPIVVVTRGMELREDFFYYAKKYNTIVCSTDKLTTKFMNNLSTYLEDRMAPTETVHGVLVDVNGVGVLIKGESSIGKSETALELVQSGNRLVADDAVEIKKLDDGFLLGTAPEILRHYLEIRGVGIIDIKNLYGARAVKLKKKIDIVVYLENWNPDKFYDRLGLDRDKEEILGESIDKITIPVKPGRNTAMVLEVAAMNFRQREMGDDAALEFSDKLTSVIKKNEEKNNKQSKTL encoded by the coding sequence ATGAAAGTAAGCGTAAAAGATTTAATAGACGATTTAAATTTAAAAGTGATAATAGCTCCAAAAGGAAAGGCTGAAAATACTTTTATTTATGATAGAGAAATAAATAGACCAGGTATACAATTGGCTGGTTATTTTGACTATTTTACACCAGAGAGAATACAAATAATAGGAAAAACAGAATATAATTTTTTTGGTGAGTTTAGCGAAGAGCATAGAAAAAAAACATTAGAAAAATTATTTTCATATGATTTACCTATAGTAGTAGTAACAAGGGGTATGGAACTAAGAGAAGATTTTTTCTATTATGCAAAAAAATATAATACTATAGTTTGTTCAACTGATAAATTAACCACAAAATTCATGAATAATCTATCTACATATTTGGAAGATAGGATGGCTCCAACAGAAACTGTACATGGTGTTTTAGTAGACGTGAACGGTGTAGGTGTGTTGATAAAAGGTGAAAGTAGTATAGGAAAGTCTGAAACAGCCTTAGAGCTAGTACAATCAGGAAATAGATTAGTAGCAGATGATGCTGTAGAAATAAAAAAATTAGATGATGGATTTCTTCTTGGAACTGCTCCTGAGATTTTAAGACATTATCTTGAGATTAGAGGAGTAGGTATAATAGATATAAAAAATTTATACGGAGCAAGAGCTGTAAAATTAAAAAAGAAAATTGATATAGTAGTTTATCTTGAAAATTGGAATCCAGATAAATTTTACGACCGCTTGGGACTTGATAGAGACAAAGAAGAAATTTTAGGAGAAAGCATAGATAAAATTACTATACCAGTAAAACCAGGTAGAAATACTGCAATGGTCTTAGAAGTAGCTGCTATGAATTTTAGACAAAGAGAAATGGGAGATGATGCCGCACTAGAATTCTCAGATAAATTAACATCGGTTATAAAAAAGAATGAAGAAAAAAATAATAAACAATCAAAAACATTATAA
- the uvrB gene encoding excinuclease ABC subunit UvrB translates to MEFKLVSDFQPTGDQPQAIEEISKSILDGNKFQTLLGVTGSGKTFAMANIIKNVKKPTLILAHNKTLAAQLYSEFKEFFPENAVEYFVSYYDYYQPEAYVAHSDTYIEKDASINDEIDKLRHSATAAILERRDTIIISSVSCIYGLGDPKDYKELMLSLRPGMLKDRDEVIKKLVEIQYERNDINFIRGTFRVRGDIVEIFPASNDERAIRVEFFGDEIDRITEIDYVSGKITGERTHAVIFPASHYVTTPERIAKAIIGIEDELAKAVNDFKIEDKLLEAQRIDQRTNYDIEMLKEIGFCQGIENYSRHITGRRKGEKPYTLMDFFPDDYLMIIDESHVTLPQVRGMYGGDRSRKKSLIENGFRLESAYDNRPLNFEEFEENLNQVLFTTATPGSYEMEHSQVFAEQIIRPTGLLDPIVEVRPVENQIDDLLVEINKTIENGERVLITTLTKKMSEDLTRYLEDVGIKVKYLHSDIVTLERTEIIRDLRLGKFDVLVGINLLREGLDIPEVSLIAILDADKEGFLRSETSLVQTIGRAARNANGRVIMYADRITDSMRRAIDETERRRSIQIEYNEEHGIVPRTIKKEIRDNIKATLIAEDGESYDLSKVKKIKDPEDIAAALIILKSEMMDAAEKLEFEKAAEIRDKIIQLEKKLK, encoded by the coding sequence ATGGAATTTAAATTAGTTTCGGATTTTCAACCTACTGGGGATCAGCCTCAGGCCATTGAAGAAATATCTAAATCAATATTAGATGGCAATAAATTTCAGACTTTACTGGGAGTAACAGGGTCAGGTAAGACATTTGCTATGGCCAATATTATAAAAAATGTAAAAAAACCAACACTTATTTTGGCCCATAACAAAACACTAGCAGCACAGCTTTATAGTGAATTTAAAGAGTTCTTTCCAGAGAATGCGGTTGAATATTTTGTGTCATATTATGATTATTATCAACCAGAGGCATATGTAGCTCATAGTGATACTTATATAGAAAAAGATGCTAGTATTAATGATGAAATAGATAAGCTTAGGCACTCTGCTACTGCTGCTATATTGGAAAGAAGAGATACAATTATAATTTCATCCGTTTCATGTATATATGGTTTGGGTGATCCCAAAGATTATAAAGAGTTAATGTTATCACTTAGGCCAGGAATGTTAAAAGATAGGGATGAAGTAATAAAAAAATTAGTAGAAATACAATATGAAAGAAATGATATAAATTTTATCAGAGGTACTTTTAGAGTTAGAGGAGATATTGTAGAAATATTTCCTGCGAGCAATGATGAAAGAGCTATAAGAGTTGAATTTTTTGGAGATGAGATAGATAGAATTACAGAAATAGATTATGTGAGTGGAAAGATTACTGGTGAGAGAACACATGCTGTGATTTTCCCAGCATCTCACTATGTAACAACTCCAGAGAGAATAGCTAAAGCTATAATTGGTATAGAAGATGAATTAGCTAAAGCTGTAAATGACTTCAAAATTGAAGATAAGTTGTTGGAAGCACAAAGAATAGATCAAAGAACGAATTATGATATAGAAATGCTAAAAGAAATAGGATTTTGTCAGGGGATAGAAAACTATTCAAGACATATTACAGGAAGAAGAAAAGGTGAAAAGCCATACACTTTAATGGATTTTTTCCCAGATGATTATTTGATGATAATAGATGAATCTCATGTGACATTACCGCAGGTTAGGGGTATGTATGGTGGTGACAGATCAAGAAAAAAATCTCTGATAGAAAATGGTTTTAGACTTGAATCTGCCTACGACAATAGACCCCTTAATTTTGAAGAGTTTGAAGAAAATCTAAATCAGGTATTATTTACAACAGCAACTCCTGGTTCATATGAAATGGAGCATTCACAGGTGTTTGCAGAGCAGATAATAAGACCTACAGGTTTACTTGATCCTATAGTTGAAGTTAGACCAGTAGAAAATCAAATAGATGATTTACTAGTGGAAATAAATAAAACTATAGAAAATGGTGAAAGAGTATTAATTACAACCCTTACAAAAAAGATGAGTGAGGATTTAACTAGATATCTAGAAGACGTAGGAATAAAGGTTAAATATCTACATTCAGATATAGTAACTCTTGAAAGAACTGAAATAATTAGAGATCTAAGACTTGGGAAATTTGATGTTTTAGTAGGTATAAACTTGCTTAGAGAGGGGTTAGATATACCAGAAGTTTCGTTAATTGCTATATTGGATGCAGATAAGGAAGGTTTTTTACGTTCTGAGACATCATTAGTTCAGACTATTGGACGTGCTGCCAGAAATGCTAATGGTAGAGTAATAATGTATGCAGATAGAATTACCGATTCAATGAGAAGAGCTATAGATGAAACTGAGAGAAGACGTTCTATACAGATTGAATATAATGAAGAGCATGGAATAGTTCCAAGAACAATTAAAAAAGAGATTAGAGATAATATAAAAGCGACTCTAATAGCTGAAGATGGTGAGTCCTATGATCTAAGTAAGGTTAAGAAGATTAAAGATCCAGAAGATATAGCAGCAGCACTCATAATACTAAAATCAGAAATGATGGATGCAGCAGAAAAACTTGAATTTGAAAAGGCAGCAGAGATTAGAGACAAGATTATACAACTAGAGAAAAAATTAAAGTAG
- a CDS encoding nitroreductase family protein, translating into MKFNELVRKNRTCRRFDESNEVKREDLMDIMETTRFAASGANKQPLRFLVVNSDEGNEKVFANIAWAGYLKEWPGPIEGERPRAYIVIAEDEKYAKAMGEDVGIAAQTIALAARDKGMAVCMFKAFRGKNIKEEFNLDKSINILMVIAIGYPVEEVVTDDIKLGEDIKYYRDEKEIHHVPKFTIDDIVL; encoded by the coding sequence ATGAAATTTAATGAATTAGTTAGAAAAAACAGAACTTGTAGAAGATTTGATGAGTCAAATGAAGTAAAAAGAGAAGATTTAATGGATATTATGGAAACTACTAGATTTGCCGCTTCAGGTGCAAATAAACAGCCATTGAGATTTTTGGTAGTAAATAGTGATGAAGGAAATGAAAAAGTATTTGCAAATATTGCTTGGGCTGGGTATCTAAAAGAGTGGCCAGGCCCTATTGAAGGAGAAAGGCCAAGAGCATATATCGTTATAGCAGAGGACGAAAAATATGCTAAAGCCATGGGAGAAGATGTGGGTATAGCTGCACAGACCATTGCATTAGCAGCGAGAGACAAAGGTATGGCAGTGTGTATGTTCAAAGCATTTAGGGGTAAGAATATAAAAGAGGAATTTAATTTGGATAAATCCATTAATATTTTAATGGTTATAGCTATAGGATATCCTGTAGAAGAAGTAGTGACAGATGATATAAAATTGGGAGAAGATATAAAATATTATAGAGATGAAAAAGAAATACATCATGTTCCCAAGTTTACTATAGATGATATAGTTTTATAA
- the uvrA gene encoding excinuclease ABC subunit UvrA, whose protein sequence is MNEYIKIKGARENNLKNIDLTLPRDKFIVFTGLSGSGKSSLAFDTIYAEGQRRYVESLSSYARQFLGQMNKPNVESIEGLSPAISIDQKTTSKNPRSTVGTVTEIYDYLRLLFARVGQVHCPVCGQLISQMTIQEIVDKIMENEARTKLQILSPIVRGQKGTHKKVLDNIRKEGFVRVRIDGENYDINDEIKLEKNKKHNIEVVVDRIIVKDNIESRLAESVETSVKLSDGLVIIEDLNGDETMYSTKFACPDHGIGIEELSPRVFSFNAPFGACDTCKGLGESKEIDIDLIVPDKTLSLREGAITAWSSNGLNDNTYYTQMILSLADHFGVSIDTPFEDLPEDFVDELLFGKENILLKFKFDSKFGGWKEYKNYYEGVAVNIKRRYEETHSEAMRDRLEEYLSEKPCSACNGKRLKKEVLAVKVGGKDIIEVTDLSVEDLIKFIESLELSEKDTKIAKDVLKEIRERANFLNNVGLGYLTLSRKAGTLSGGEAQRIRLATQIGSALTGVLYVLDEPSIGLHQRDNDKLIGTLRDLTDLGNTLIVVEHDEDTMRASDYIVDIGPRAGIHGGQVVAAGTVDEIVANPDSITGKYLSGEITIEAPKELREGNGNFIKIIGASENNLKNINVDFPLGKFTCVTGVSGSGKSTLVNEILYKGLTHKINKSRYKPGKHKKIEGIENIDKVINIDQSPIGRTPRSNPATYTGVFDLIRDLFANTNEAKARGYNKGRFSFNVKGGRCEACKGDGILKIEMFFLPDVYVPCEVCKGERYNRETLQVKYKDKNIADVLDMNVEEAVKFFENIPSIKRKLDTLMDVGLSYIKLGQPSTQLSGGEAQRIKLATELSKRPTGKTMYILDEPTTGLHSEDVRKLIDVLQKLADTGNTIVVIEHNLDVIKTADHIIDLGPEGGTLGGQIVAIGTPKEITKVKKSFTGQYLKKLLK, encoded by the coding sequence TTGAACGAATATATTAAGATAAAAGGGGCAAGAGAGAACAACTTAAAAAATATAGATCTAACTTTACCTAGGGATAAGTTTATAGTTTTTACAGGTCTTTCTGGTTCAGGTAAATCTTCGTTGGCATTTGATACAATATATGCAGAAGGTCAAAGAAGGTATGTGGAGAGTTTATCATCATATGCAAGACAGTTTTTGGGTCAGATGAATAAGCCGAATGTAGAATCAATAGAAGGATTATCACCAGCTATTTCTATTGATCAAAAAACAACTTCAAAAAATCCGAGATCTACAGTAGGTACAGTTACCGAAATTTATGATTACCTAAGACTATTATTTGCTAGAGTAGGTCAGGTGCATTGTCCAGTATGTGGTCAGCTAATCAGTCAGATGACTATACAAGAGATTGTAGATAAGATTATGGAAAATGAAGCTAGAACAAAGTTGCAGATACTTTCTCCTATCGTTAGAGGACAAAAAGGAACACATAAAAAAGTACTGGATAATATAAGAAAAGAAGGCTTTGTAAGAGTTAGGATAGACGGAGAAAACTACGATATCAATGATGAAATTAAGTTGGAAAAAAATAAAAAACACAATATAGAAGTTGTAGTTGATAGGATCATAGTAAAAGATAATATTGAATCAAGACTTGCTGAATCTGTAGAAACATCTGTAAAATTATCTGATGGATTGGTGATAATAGAAGACTTAAATGGTGATGAAACTATGTACTCTACAAAGTTTGCTTGTCCAGATCATGGAATAGGTATTGAAGAGTTATCTCCTAGAGTTTTTTCCTTTAATGCACCTTTTGGAGCTTGCGATACTTGTAAAGGATTAGGTGAGAGTAAGGAAATAGATATTGATTTAATAGTGCCAGATAAGACCTTATCTCTTAGAGAAGGTGCTATTACAGCCTGGTCATCAAATGGTTTAAATGACAACACTTATTATACACAAATGATTTTATCGCTTGCGGACCATTTTGGAGTATCAATAGATACACCATTTGAAGATTTGCCAGAAGATTTTGTAGATGAACTACTATTTGGGAAGGAAAATATTTTACTAAAATTCAAATTTGATTCAAAATTTGGAGGATGGAAAGAATATAAGAATTACTATGAAGGTGTGGCAGTAAATATCAAGAGAAGATACGAAGAAACACATTCAGAGGCAATGAGAGATAGGCTAGAAGAGTATCTATCTGAAAAGCCATGTTCAGCTTGTAATGGTAAAAGATTGAAGAAAGAAGTCTTAGCTGTAAAAGTTGGTGGAAAAGATATTATTGAAGTGACAGACTTATCTGTTGAAGATTTAATAAAATTTATTGAAAGCTTAGAATTAAGTGAAAAAGACACTAAAATAGCAAAAGATGTCCTAAAAGAAATAAGGGAAAGAGCTAATTTCCTAAATAATGTCGGATTAGGGTATCTTACGCTTTCTAGAAAAGCAGGGACGCTTTCTGGAGGTGAGGCACAGAGAATTAGATTGGCTACTCAGATAGGTTCAGCACTTACTGGAGTTTTATATGTACTTGATGAGCCAAGTATAGGACTTCATCAAAGGGATAATGACAAATTGATTGGAACCCTAAGGGACTTAACAGATCTAGGGAATACTCTTATAGTAGTAGAGCATGATGAAGATACTATGAGAGCGTCTGATTACATAGTAGATATTGGACCTAGGGCTGGTATACACGGTGGTCAAGTAGTAGCTGCAGGAACAGTAGATGAGATAGTTGCAAATCCGGACTCTATTACTGGTAAGTATCTGAGTGGTGAAATAACGATAGAAGCACCAAAAGAACTAAGAGAAGGTAATGGTAATTTCATAAAAATAATTGGAGCAAGTGAAAATAATCTTAAAAATATTAATGTAGATTTTCCTTTAGGTAAATTCACATGTGTGACAGGAGTATCAGGATCAGGTAAATCAACCTTGGTTAATGAAATATTATATAAAGGCCTTACACATAAGATTAATAAATCAAGATATAAGCCTGGAAAACACAAAAAAATCGAAGGAATAGAGAATATTGATAAAGTTATAAATATAGATCAAAGCCCAATAGGTAGAACTCCTAGGTCAAATCCTGCAACTTATACAGGAGTATTTGATTTAATCAGAGATTTATTTGCCAATACAAATGAGGCCAAAGCTAGAGGTTATAACAAAGGTAGATTTTCTTTCAATGTTAAGGGCGGAAGATGTGAAGCTTGTAAGGGCGATGGTATATTAAAGATTGAGATGTTCTTTTTACCAGATGTATATGTACCTTGTGAAGTATGTAAGGGTGAAAGATATAATAGAGAAACACTACAAGTTAAATACAAGGATAAAAATATTGCTGATGTTCTGGATATGAATGTAGAAGAAGCTGTAAAATTCTTTGAAAATATACCTAGTATAAAGAGAAAATTAGATACATTAATGGATGTAGGTTTGTCTTATATTAAATTAGGTCAGCCATCTACTCAGCTTTCAGGTGGAGAAGCTCAAAGAATCAAACTTGCTACTGAACTAAGTAAAAGACCGACTGGCAAGACTATGTATATATTAGATGAGCCAACTACAGGACTTCATTCCGAAGATGTTAGAAAGTTGATTGATGTATTACAGAAATTAGCAGACACAGGAAATACTATTGTAGTCATAGAGCATAATTTAGATGTAATAAAGACAGCAGATCATATAATTGATTTAGGTCCAGAAGGTGGTACTTTAGGTGGTCAGATTGTTGCTATAGGTACTCCAAAAGAAATTACAAAGGTAAAGAAGAGCTTTACGGGCCAATATTTAAAAAAATTATTAAAATAA